The following coding sequences are from one Kushneria phosphatilytica window:
- the trmA gene encoding tRNA (uridine(54)-C5)-methyltransferase TrmA, translated as MSVPVVEPDRYPEQLEAKRQRIVEQFARFDAPAPEVFASPASHYRQRCEFRLWHDGDDLHHAMFEVDPADPKQKTVIRLTQYPVASRRINELMPQLIEAVRDNPILRHRLFQVEYLTTLTGEALITLIYHRRLDERWDEEARALEQQLDAAIIGRARKQRRVLTRDHVTEHLEVDGQVFHYQQVENSFTQPNAEIARSMLHWAREVTRARHGGRRSRDLVELYCGNGHFTIALAENFRRVAATEISRTSVASAQVNLASNAIDNAVVVRMSSEEFGAALDGEKEGNRVNELALTEHDFATVLVDPPRAGLDEASCARIARFDEIVYISCNPATLAANLEQLTQTHTVERLALFDQFPWTDHCECGVLLRRRGDQATAPAHAGCS; from the coding sequence GTGAGTGTTCCCGTCGTCGAGCCCGATCGATATCCCGAGCAGCTCGAGGCCAAGCGTCAGCGCATCGTTGAGCAGTTTGCCCGCTTCGATGCCCCCGCACCCGAGGTGTTTGCTTCACCTGCCAGCCACTATCGCCAGCGCTGCGAATTCCGGCTCTGGCATGACGGCGATGACCTCCATCACGCCATGTTTGAAGTCGATCCGGCCGATCCGAAGCAGAAAACGGTGATTCGACTGACGCAGTACCCGGTCGCCAGTCGTCGGATCAATGAGCTGATGCCACAGCTGATCGAGGCCGTGCGGGATAATCCGATACTGCGGCACCGACTCTTCCAGGTGGAATATCTCACCACGTTGACGGGCGAGGCGCTGATCACGCTGATTTATCACCGCCGACTCGATGAGCGCTGGGACGAAGAGGCCCGCGCACTGGAGCAACAGCTGGATGCTGCCATTATCGGCCGTGCACGCAAGCAGCGCCGGGTCCTGACCCGGGATCATGTCACCGAGCACCTCGAAGTGGACGGGCAGGTCTTCCACTATCAGCAGGTGGAGAACAGTTTCACTCAACCCAATGCCGAAATCGCGCGTTCGATGCTGCATTGGGCACGCGAGGTGACCCGGGCCAGACACGGGGGGCGGCGTTCACGGGACCTGGTTGAGCTCTATTGCGGTAATGGTCACTTCACCATCGCACTGGCGGAAAATTTCCGGCGCGTGGCGGCGACCGAAATATCTCGCACGTCGGTCGCTTCGGCGCAGGTCAATCTGGCGAGCAATGCGATCGATAATGCAGTCGTGGTACGGATGTCGAGCGAGGAGTTCGGCGCAGCGCTGGATGGCGAGAAAGAGGGTAACCGGGTCAATGAGCTGGCACTGACGGAGCATGACTTTGCCACCGTACTGGTCGATCCACCCCGTGCCGGCCTGGACGAAGCAAGCTGCGCACGTATTGCCCGTTTCGACGAGATTGTCTACATCTCCTGCAATCCGGCGACCCTGGCGGCCAATCTCGAGCAGCTCACGCAAACTCATACCGTTGAGCGACTGGCCCTGTTTGATCAGTTCCCCTGGACCGATCATTGCGAGTGTGGTGTGCTGCTGCGTCGACGCGGGGATCAGGCAACCGCGCCAGCTCATGCCGGATGCTCATGA
- the garD gene encoding galactarate dehydratase: MTRLIESDRQQAPLILRINERDNVAIVANDGGLPAGTALDNGLQLTEWVPQGHKVALQDIAIEESIIRYGVAIGYARQPLAQGCWVHEGVMEMPASPTLDNLPMATAVLPEQSPLEGHTFMGYRNADGSTGTRNILGITTTVQCVASVLEHAVERIRREVLAEYPNVDDVVALNHTYGCGVAIDAPDAPIPIRTVRNLARNPNLGGQTMVVSLGCEKLQPDRLLSGEGFEQSDAEQWVVRLQEHEGFGEMLDAIVAMARQKLAVLNERRREPCPLSGLVVGVQCGGSDAFSGVTANPAIGHATDLLVRAGATVLFSEVTEVRDGIHLLTARAANHEVAQQLIDQMAWYDHYLAGGGVDRSANTTPGNKRGGLSNIVEKALGSIVKSGTRPISGVVPPGERVKVQGLNFAATPASDFICGTLQLAAGMNIHMFSTGRGTPYGLAMAPVLKVATRNALAQSWHDLMDINAGQVAMGEASIEEVGQQMFEAIIATASGKPTWTERWGLKNDLALFNPAPVT, from the coding sequence ATGACTCGCCTCATCGAATCCGACCGTCAGCAGGCGCCGTTGATCCTTCGCATCAACGAGCGTGACAATGTGGCCATTGTGGCCAACGATGGTGGGCTGCCCGCTGGTACCGCGCTGGACAATGGTCTGCAATTGACCGAATGGGTGCCCCAGGGGCACAAGGTGGCCCTGCAGGACATTGCCATTGAAGAGTCGATCATCCGCTATGGCGTAGCCATCGGTTATGCCCGCCAGCCACTGGCTCAGGGCTGCTGGGTGCATGAAGGCGTCATGGAAATGCCGGCATCGCCCACTCTGGATAACCTGCCGATGGCGACGGCGGTGCTGCCCGAGCAATCTCCACTGGAAGGCCATACTTTCATGGGGTATCGCAACGCCGATGGCAGCACGGGTACTCGTAATATTCTCGGGATTACCACGACCGTGCAGTGCGTGGCCAGCGTGCTGGAACACGCCGTGGAGCGTATTCGCCGCGAGGTGCTGGCGGAGTACCCCAACGTTGATGATGTGGTCGCACTGAACCATACCTACGGTTGTGGCGTGGCCATTGATGCACCGGATGCGCCGATCCCCATTCGTACCGTTCGTAATCTCGCTCGTAATCCCAATCTTGGCGGACAAACCATGGTCGTCAGTCTGGGATGCGAAAAGCTCCAGCCCGATCGGCTGCTGAGTGGAGAGGGTTTCGAGCAGAGCGATGCCGAGCAATGGGTGGTGCGTCTGCAGGAACATGAGGGATTCGGCGAGATGCTTGATGCCATTGTGGCGATGGCTCGCCAGAAACTCGCTGTACTCAATGAGCGTCGACGAGAGCCATGCCCGTTGTCGGGGCTGGTGGTCGGGGTACAGTGTGGTGGCAGTGATGCCTTTTCCGGGGTGACTGCCAACCCGGCGATCGGCCATGCCACTGATCTGCTGGTGCGGGCGGGGGCTACGGTGCTGTTTTCCGAGGTCACTGAAGTGCGCGATGGCATCCATCTGCTCACGGCCCGCGCTGCCAATCACGAAGTAGCGCAACAACTGATCGATCAGATGGCCTGGTATGATCATTACCTTGCGGGTGGCGGTGTCGATCGCAGTGCCAATACCACACCGGGCAACAAGCGCGGTGGTCTCTCCAACATTGTCGAGAAGGCGCTGGGCTCGATCGTCAAATCAGGTACCCGCCCGATCAGCGGGGTTGTACCACCCGGGGAACGGGTAAAGGTCCAGGGGTTGAATTTTGCCGCCACGCCTGCCAGCGATTTCATCTGTGGCACGCTGCAGCTGGCTGCCGGCATGAATATCCATATGTTTTCGACCGGACGCGGTACGCCTTACGGCCTGGCCATGGCACCGGTGCTCAAGGTGGCCACGCGTAATGCTCTGGCGCAGAGCTGGCACGACCTGATGGATATCAACGCCGGTCAGGTAGCGATGGGAGAGGCCAGTATCGAGGAAGTAGGGCAGCAGATGTTCGAAGCCATCATCGCGACTGCCAGTGGGAAGCCGACCTGGACCGAGCGCTGGGGGCTGAAAAACGATCTGGCACTCTTCAATCCGGCCCCGGTGACCTGA
- a CDS encoding FadR/GntR family transcriptional regulator yields MTSLDSQFTPPRRRQNLSAYVVGALEEMIQREQLKVGDRLPTESQLGEMFDVSRTVVREAVSHLKSRGLVETRRGIGAFVIRRHASTSFMTEGLSLETASEIVQVLEFRIPIETEAAGLAAQRRTEQDISALEENLARFARSIGDRHLAKQEDFEFHRLIGAACRNHVYLRFYDFFGETMVPRSHVEDLGARDEMMRYLENVLEEHRAIYRAIVDCEPDRARQAMQDHLGRSWRLYHGRLETPGESD; encoded by the coding sequence ATGACCTCGCTTGATTCGCAATTTACGCCGCCGCGGCGGCGTCAGAACCTGTCGGCCTATGTGGTCGGTGCGCTGGAAGAGATGATTCAGCGTGAGCAGCTCAAGGTTGGTGATCGGTTGCCCACGGAGAGTCAGCTGGGAGAGATGTTTGATGTCAGTCGCACGGTGGTACGCGAGGCTGTATCGCATCTCAAATCCCGCGGTCTGGTTGAAACCCGGCGAGGGATCGGGGCCTTCGTGATTCGCCGCCATGCCTCAACGTCTTTCATGACGGAAGGGTTGAGCCTGGAAACGGCCAGCGAGATCGTACAGGTTCTGGAGTTTCGGATTCCGATTGAAACCGAGGCGGCCGGGCTGGCGGCGCAGCGCCGCACTGAGCAGGACATCAGCGCACTCGAGGAGAATCTGGCACGCTTTGCGCGCAGTATCGGCGACCGACACCTGGCCAAGCAGGAGGATTTCGAGTTCCATCGCCTGATCGGTGCCGCCTGTCGCAATCATGTCTATCTGCGCTTCTACGACTTTTTCGGCGAAACCATGGTGCCGCGTTCGCACGTTGAAGACCTCGGGGCGCGTGATGAAATGATGCGTTACCTGGAGAATGTACTGGAAGAACATCGGGCGATTTATCGCGCCATTGTCGATTGCGAGCCTGACCGAGCCAGACAGGCAATGCAGGATCACCTGGGGCGCTCCTGGCGGCTCTACCACGGCCGACTGGAAACCCCCGGCGAATCCGACTGA
- the kdgD gene encoding 5-dehydro-4-deoxyglucarate dehydratase: MHFDHQQLRAALGDGLLSFPITDFDTAGEFDAPSYEARLEWLRQYEVSALFVAGGTGEFFSLTTREVETVVNSAVRICGGHLPILSSAGRNVRDAIEQARIAEEKGADGLLLMPPYLTECPPEGLVDYVTRVCASTKLGVVLYNRANGQLDAASVLRLTTQCPNLIGFKDGVGNIQALNSIIKTVGDRLVYIGGVPTAEIFAEAYMAIGVNTYSSAVFNFVPEEALKFYRLLREGRTTQVSRLVEKFFVPFVELRGHKPGYAVSLIKAGAELIGHPGGSVRTPLVMPTDEERAELERLIGIFRQLTQ, from the coding sequence ATGCATTTCGATCATCAGCAACTGCGCGCAGCTCTCGGCGATGGTCTGCTCTCCTTTCCGATTACCGATTTCGATACAGCCGGCGAATTCGATGCGCCCTCCTATGAGGCACGTCTGGAGTGGCTCAGGCAGTATGAGGTGTCGGCTTTGTTTGTGGCAGGCGGTACCGGGGAATTCTTCTCACTGACCACAAGAGAAGTGGAAACCGTGGTGAATTCGGCGGTGCGTATCTGCGGTGGTCACCTGCCGATTCTGTCCAGTGCCGGTCGCAACGTGCGAGATGCCATCGAACAGGCGCGCATCGCTGAAGAGAAGGGCGCCGACGGGCTGCTGCTGATGCCGCCCTACCTGACCGAGTGTCCTCCTGAAGGGCTGGTCGATTATGTCACTCGTGTTTGTGCTTCCACAAAACTGGGTGTGGTGCTCTACAACCGTGCCAATGGTCAGCTCGATGCCGCTTCGGTACTGCGCCTGACGACCCAGTGTCCCAATCTGATTGGTTTCAAGGACGGTGTCGGCAACATCCAGGCACTCAATAGCATCATCAAGACGGTCGGTGATCGGCTGGTTTATATCGGGGGCGTGCCGACAGCAGAGATTTTTGCTGAAGCGTATATGGCAATTGGTGTGAATACCTACTCCTCGGCGGTCTTCAACTTCGTGCCGGAAGAAGCGTTGAAGTTCTATCGACTGTTGCGTGAAGGGCGCACTACCCAGGTGTCTCGGCTGGTCGAGAAATTCTTCGTGCCCTTTGTTGAACTGCGTGGTCACAAGCCCGGCTATGCGGTCAGTCTGATCAAGGCCGGTGCCGAATTGATTGGCCATCCCGGTGGCAGTGTGCGTACCCCCCTGGTGATGCCAACCGACGAGGAACGCGCAGAGCTGGAACGGCTGATCGGTATTTTCAGGCAATTGACGCAATAA
- a CDS encoding enolase C-terminal domain-like protein has translation MTTFHDAPRVTSMKVIPVAGEDSMLLNIGGAHGPVFTRNLVILEDNAGHVGVGEAPGGEVIERTLRHAIGRVEGQSIARLNRIVSELHRGQQAADFEATGDGAWTFELRINAVAALESALLDLLGQFLGVPVAELLGEGMQRREVAVLGYLFYLGDRRQTDLDYRSSAEDAHEWYRIRNEPALDADAILRLAQAARDRYGFRDFKLKGGVLSGEQEIETVQALATAFPEARITVDPNGAWQLDEAIKLCRGLGDTLAYAEDPCRAEQGFSGREIMAEFRRATGLPVATNMIATNWRELGHAVMQGAIDIPLADPHFWTPSGAVRVAQLCNDWGLTWGCHSNNHFDISLAMFAHVGAAAPGRPTAIDTHWIWQEGQRLTRSPLEIRDGRIAIPDMPGLGIELDMAAVEQAHQRYRSLQGGRRDDAKAMQYLIPGWRFDPGRPAMVR, from the coding sequence ATGACGACGTTTCACGATGCCCCTCGCGTAACGAGCATGAAGGTGATACCGGTCGCCGGAGAGGACAGCATGCTGCTGAATATCGGCGGTGCTCATGGTCCCGTGTTTACTCGCAATCTGGTGATTCTGGAGGATAACGCCGGTCATGTGGGCGTTGGTGAGGCACCGGGAGGCGAGGTCATCGAACGTACCCTGCGTCATGCCATTGGTCGAGTAGAAGGACAATCGATCGCGCGGCTGAACCGTATCGTCAGCGAACTCCACCGAGGTCAGCAGGCAGCGGACTTTGAAGCCACCGGTGACGGTGCCTGGACATTCGAGCTACGGATCAATGCCGTGGCAGCGCTCGAATCCGCGTTGCTGGATCTGTTGGGGCAGTTCCTCGGGGTGCCTGTGGCCGAGCTGCTGGGAGAGGGGATGCAGCGTCGGGAGGTCGCGGTGCTGGGGTATCTTTTTTACCTCGGCGATCGACGTCAGACCGATCTGGACTATCGCTCAAGCGCTGAAGACGCACACGAGTGGTATCGAATTCGCAATGAACCGGCCCTGGATGCCGACGCCATATTACGGCTGGCTCAGGCAGCTCGTGATCGCTATGGATTCCGGGATTTCAAGCTCAAGGGTGGGGTGCTATCCGGTGAGCAGGAGATCGAAACCGTACAGGCGCTGGCCACCGCTTTCCCCGAGGCCCGCATTACGGTCGATCCCAACGGCGCGTGGCAACTGGATGAGGCCATCAAACTCTGCCGGGGGCTCGGCGATACCTTGGCCTATGCCGAGGATCCATGTCGCGCCGAGCAGGGATTCTCGGGGCGCGAGATCATGGCGGAGTTCAGGCGGGCCACCGGATTGCCGGTGGCGACCAACATGATTGCCACCAACTGGCGTGAGCTTGGCCACGCCGTCATGCAGGGCGCCATCGATATCCCGCTGGCCGATCCGCATTTCTGGACCCCGAGCGGTGCGGTACGTGTAGCGCAGCTGTGTAATGACTGGGGGCTGACATGGGGATGCCATTCCAACAATCACTTTGATATCTCGTTGGCCATGTTTGCTCATGTCGGTGCCGCAGCACCAGGGCGCCCGACGGCCATCGATACGCACTGGATCTGGCAGGAAGGTCAACGATTGACCCGTTCGCCGCTGGAAATTCGCGATGGCCGGATTGCCATTCCCGATATGCCGGGTTTGGGCATTGAACTTGATATGGCGGCCGTCGAACAGGCGCATCAGCGCTATCGCTCACTGCAGGGTGGACGACGCGATGATGCCAAAGCCATGCAGTATCTGATTCCGGGCTGGCGTTTTGATCCCGGGCGGCCGGCGATGGTGCGTTGA
- a CDS encoding LexA family protein, translated as MEITLLGAPPANATHGCLRHTRTTSGFPSPADEFREPPLGYGDLFGAESASLFFMRVRGALPEQGWHDNDIIAVERDAFPFDGALVVIALDGELTLRQLTCRQQQWWLCAPGGHYADLPIAGNVQERLWGIVRHHIHSYFDEHQRRSEIRI; from the coding sequence ATGGAGATCACACTGCTGGGGGCACCCCCTGCCAACGCTACCCACGGTTGCCTGCGGCACACCCGAACTACCAGCGGTTTTCCCTCGCCCGCTGATGAGTTTCGCGAGCCACCACTTGGCTATGGCGATCTGTTCGGCGCCGAATCAGCTTCGCTATTCTTCATGCGCGTCCGCGGCGCCTTACCCGAGCAGGGCTGGCACGATAACGACATTATCGCTGTCGAGCGGGATGCCTTTCCGTTCGATGGCGCCCTGGTCGTCATTGCACTGGATGGTGAACTTACCCTTCGTCAGCTGACGTGCCGACAGCAGCAATGGTGGCTATGCGCCCCGGGTGGTCATTATGCCGATCTCCCCATCGCCGGGAATGTACAGGAGCGGTTATGGGGTATCGTTCGTCACCACATTCACAGTTATTTCGATGAACATCAGCGAAGATCGGAGATCCGCATCTGA
- a CDS encoding Y-family DNA polymerase produces MYALIDCNNFYVACERLFDPALYGKPVGVLSNNDGCIVARSEELKALGVAMGTPAHLLPPELAHHGLVLRSSNYTLYGDLSERVQRVLAAEVPEVDPYSIDEYFLDLKGVTKPLEPLAQRLAGLVERRVGIPVSVGIAPTRTLAKLANHCVKQRNRHHSDIQVFRKADDPGLIQWLQNMPPGAVWGIGGRLNARLMALGIDTAFKLRNASPGWLRHRFNVVLARTASELKGDDCLAPDGLLAARHSIRCSRSFGRVLTNPAQLGEALRFHCERAGVKLRREGQLASLIGISLTPGPFDRTPRGRNGHRHGLCHWLTLPFPTADTVRLNLYAQQLLKHLYQPGQRYQKITVMLEGLSPQQGHQPSLFEGSESGQRLQLMKTWDDINQRYGATALTLGPRTSKADWQMRSARRSGRFTTHMAELPQVTLR; encoded by the coding sequence ATGTATGCGCTGATAGACTGCAATAACTTCTACGTCGCTTGCGAGCGATTGTTCGATCCCGCCTTATATGGCAAACCGGTAGGGGTACTCTCCAACAACGATGGCTGCATTGTGGCACGCAGCGAGGAGCTCAAGGCGCTCGGTGTCGCCATGGGGACGCCTGCCCATCTGCTACCACCGGAGCTGGCACACCATGGACTGGTACTGCGCTCATCGAACTACACGCTCTACGGAGATCTCTCCGAGCGGGTCCAGCGAGTGCTCGCCGCCGAAGTCCCGGAAGTCGACCCCTACTCCATCGATGAATATTTCCTCGACCTGAAAGGCGTCACAAAACCGCTCGAGCCCCTGGCCCAACGACTTGCCGGCCTCGTGGAGCGTCGGGTTGGTATTCCGGTCTCGGTCGGCATAGCGCCGACACGCACCCTGGCCAAGCTGGCCAATCATTGCGTAAAGCAAAGAAATCGCCATCACAGCGACATACAGGTCTTTCGCAAGGCCGATGATCCCGGCCTGATTCAGTGGCTGCAAAACATGCCACCAGGTGCAGTATGGGGGATCGGCGGACGGCTGAATGCCCGCCTGATGGCTCTGGGCATTGATACGGCTTTCAAACTGCGTAATGCCTCTCCTGGCTGGTTACGTCATCGTTTCAATGTCGTATTGGCACGCACTGCCAGCGAGTTGAAAGGCGACGATTGTCTGGCACCGGATGGCCTGCTTGCCGCTCGCCACAGCATCCGTTGCTCGCGCTCTTTCGGGCGAGTACTGACAAACCCCGCGCAGTTGGGAGAAGCACTGCGTTTTCATTGCGAACGGGCCGGCGTCAAGCTGCGCCGTGAAGGCCAGCTGGCCAGCCTGATCGGAATCAGCCTGACCCCGGGCCCTTTCGACCGGACACCACGTGGACGCAACGGCCATCGCCATGGCCTCTGTCACTGGCTAACGCTTCCCTTCCCGACAGCCGATACAGTCCGCCTCAACCTTTATGCACAACAGCTACTGAAACACCTTTATCAACCCGGTCAGCGTTATCAGAAAATTACCGTCATGCTGGAAGGGCTTTCACCCCAACAGGGTCATCAGCCCAGTCTGTTCGAGGGCAGCGAATCGGGTCAGCGTTTACAACTGATGAAAACGTGGGATGACATCAACCAGCGCTATGGCGCCACAGCTCTGACCCTGGGGCCACGCACCAGCAAGGCCGACTGGCAAATGCGCAGCGCCCGTCGATCCGGACGTTTCACGACCCATATGGCTGAACTGCCACAGGTCACCCTTCGCTGA
- a CDS encoding DsrE family protein, with product MGMKGQRTAAGLIAAAMTMTPMGVAVAQQTQNDTGDPSADAVHPVIKHYGGVIPRSDDNTNQPDPDKTYHVIFDVFHGGDDTSKLNPQLDRLARAVNVFAAHGVDPEHLDFVAILHGGSTRSVMTEKAYQQRFGVENPDTDIIAALEKAGVQVEVCGQALSRRNISEEMVNQQVDVTPSSLVTLAMYGQKGYAYERF from the coding sequence ATGGGAATGAAAGGCCAACGCACGGCTGCCGGCCTGATAGCGGCAGCAATGACCATGACTCCAATGGGGGTTGCAGTCGCACAGCAAACGCAGAATGACACCGGGGACCCATCGGCCGATGCTGTCCATCCGGTGATCAAACATTATGGCGGCGTTATTCCGCGCAGCGATGACAACACCAACCAACCCGATCCTGACAAAACCTATCATGTGATCTTCGATGTCTTTCACGGCGGAGATGATACTTCGAAGCTCAACCCGCAGCTGGATCGTCTGGCACGAGCAGTCAATGTGTTTGCCGCGCATGGTGTCGATCCCGAACATCTCGACTTCGTGGCCATTCTGCATGGTGGTTCGACCCGCAGCGTCATGACCGAAAAGGCCTACCAGCAACGATTTGGTGTAGAGAATCCCGATACCGATATCATTGCTGCGCTGGAAAAGGCCGGCGTACAGGTAGAGGTCTGCGGGCAGGCACTCAGTCGTCGCAACATCAGCGAGGAAATGGTCAATCAGCAGGTCGATGTCACGCCTTCTTCCCTGGTCACACTGGCCATGTACGGTCAGAAGGGCTATGCCTACGAACGGTTCTGA
- a CDS encoding DsrE family protein, producing the protein MGITRHWKLIALFGAALLMLLAGLIAAQEVQDPNPPLEMEYPAISQYGGVVPRDDDNEDVPAVNGTYKVIFDVDSGASSPSQLNPGLKRVARAINVFAAHGVKPEQLQFVAIIHGAATRSVITDQTYRAWFDTDNPNTGLITALKKAGVKVEVCGQALSHWRIGDNDINREIAIAPAALTTLAIYGMRGYAYERL; encoded by the coding sequence ATGGGAATAACCCGTCACTGGAAGCTTATCGCACTTTTCGGTGCTGCCCTTTTAATGCTATTGGCCGGCCTGATTGCCGCTCAGGAGGTGCAGGATCCCAATCCGCCACTTGAAATGGAGTACCCGGCAATCAGCCAGTATGGTGGAGTGGTCCCCCGAGACGATGACAATGAAGATGTGCCGGCTGTCAATGGCACCTACAAGGTCATTTTCGATGTCGACAGCGGCGCTTCCAGTCCATCGCAACTCAATCCCGGCCTCAAACGGGTTGCCAGAGCCATCAACGTTTTTGCGGCGCACGGCGTCAAGCCGGAACAGCTGCAGTTCGTCGCCATCATTCATGGTGCCGCTACCCGCAGTGTCATAACGGACCAGACCTATCGGGCCTGGTTCGATACGGATAACCCCAATACCGGATTGATCACGGCGCTGAAGAAGGCGGGCGTCAAGGTCGAAGTCTGCGGTCAGGCGTTAAGCCATTGGCGCATCGGGGATAACGACATCAATCGCGAAATCGCTATTGCACCGGCCGCACTGACCACTCTGGCTATTTATGGCATGCGGGGATATGCCTATGAGCGGCTATAA
- a CDS encoding hemerythrin domain-containing protein, translated as MLDMSQLRQDHANMARLLHVLLQRHRMLAEGERPDFRMMREVLDYILAYMDEYIVPLERLCSERLVERDSENGALVYEAANVYRALKERLSRLSNDLDMILMDAIVPISQFAESLKGYIDAHRHYLRLEREQLFPLIERHFDDQEYQHLRALLPGEARVRLEQLQQDYPDLYAEFREAQIVLP; from the coding sequence ATGCTTGATATGTCTCAGCTTCGCCAGGATCACGCCAACATGGCGCGCCTGCTGCACGTCCTGCTACAACGACACCGAATGCTGGCCGAGGGAGAACGCCCCGATTTTCGCATGATGCGGGAGGTCCTCGACTATATTCTGGCCTATATGGACGAATATATCGTCCCACTTGAACGCTTGTGCTCCGAGCGCCTGGTGGAACGTGACAGTGAAAATGGTGCGCTGGTTTATGAGGCTGCCAACGTTTATCGAGCCCTCAAGGAGCGGCTGAGCCGGCTTAGCAACGATCTCGACATGATTCTGATGGATGCCATTGTGCCCATCAGCCAGTTCGCCGAGAGCCTGAAAGGCTATATCGATGCGCACCGGCACTATCTGCGTCTGGAGCGTGAACAGCTCTTTCCGCTGATCGAACGTCATTTCGACGATCAGGAATATCAGCATTTACGTGCTCTGCTCCCGGGCGAGGCCAGGGTGCGTCTTGAGCAACTACAGCAGGATTATCCTGATCTCTATGCCGAATTCAGGGAGGCGCAGATCGTCCTGCCCTGA
- a CDS encoding replication-associated recombination protein A, translating into MSDLFDKDAPPGQPLAARLRPLTLQDYVGQTHLIGEGKPLRRALENDQLYSMILWGPPGVGKTTLARMMAAQTRAHFATLSAVSAGVKDIRSAAEQAQQRRQSGIRTLLFVDEVHRFNKAQQDAFLPWVEEGVFIFVGATTENPSFELNNALLSRARVHVLKPLTHDELRQVIDRALMESAGLGDMALDVPETIRDMLATAADGDARRALNLLEIAADMASATSEGEAAHIDEAVLEDVLGESTRRLDRGGDLFYDQISALHKSVRGSAPDAALYWFCRMLDGGADPLYIARRVVRMASEEIGNADPRALTLALEAWQVQERLGTPEGELAVAQAIVYIACAPKSNAVYKAYNAARQHVSSTGAHDVPVHLRNAPTALMKSMGHGREYRYAHDEPHAYAAGEVYFPEPLAGTRYYHPVDRGLEKRIAEKLDWLASLDAENGRSQ; encoded by the coding sequence ATGAGTGATCTGTTCGATAAGGATGCGCCGCCCGGTCAGCCGCTGGCGGCGCGTCTTCGTCCTCTCACCCTGCAGGATTACGTTGGCCAGACTCACCTCATTGGAGAGGGCAAACCTCTTCGTCGGGCACTGGAAAACGATCAGCTTTACTCAATGATCCTGTGGGGGCCACCGGGGGTAGGCAAGACCACACTGGCGCGCATGATGGCCGCGCAGACCCGGGCGCATTTTGCCACGCTATCGGCCGTTTCGGCTGGTGTGAAGGATATACGCAGCGCTGCCGAGCAGGCACAGCAGCGTCGCCAGTCCGGTATCCGGACACTGTTGTTCGTCGATGAAGTGCACCGTTTCAACAAGGCGCAGCAGGATGCCTTTTTGCCCTGGGTTGAAGAAGGCGTGTTCATTTTTGTTGGCGCGACTACCGAAAACCCCTCCTTTGAACTCAACAATGCCCTGTTGTCACGCGCTCGGGTACATGTGCTCAAGCCACTGACCCATGATGAGCTGCGTCAGGTGATTGACCGGGCTCTGATGGAGTCGGCTGGCCTGGGCGATATGGCACTGGACGTGCCCGAGACCATCCGCGACATGCTGGCGACTGCGGCCGATGGGGATGCTCGCCGGGCACTTAACCTGCTCGAAATTGCCGCTGACATGGCCTCAGCGACCAGTGAAGGAGAAGCTGCTCATATCGATGAGGCCGTTCTTGAGGATGTGCTGGGCGAAAGTACCCGCCGGCTCGATCGGGGGGGCGATCTTTTCTACGATCAGATATCCGCGCTGCACAAGTCGGTACGAGGCAGCGCACCGGATGCAGCATTGTACTGGTTCTGCCGCATGCTGGATGGCGGTGCCGACCCGTTGTATATCGCACGGCGTGTGGTGCGCATGGCCAGTGAAGAAATAGGCAACGCTGATCCCCGTGCGCTGACGCTCGCGCTCGAAGCATGGCAGGTCCAGGAGCGCCTGGGGACGCCGGAGGGAGAACTCGCCGTAGCGCAGGCCATTGTCTATATTGCCTGTGCGCCCAAGAGCAATGCGGTCTACAAGGCCTATAATGCAGCCAGACAACATGTGTCATCGACGGGCGCCCACGATGTGCCTGTACACTTGCGCAATGCACCAACGGCACTGATGAAGTCGATGGGGCATGGTCGCGAGTACCGCTACGCACATGATGAGCCGCATGCCTATGCAGCGGGAGAGGTCTACTTTCCCGAACCGCTGGCTGGAACACGCTATTATCATCCGGTTGATCGTGGGCTTGAAAAGCGCATTGCCGAAAAGCTCGACTGGCTGGCGTCACTGGATGCTGAAAACGGTCGCTCGCAGTGA